From a single Micromonospora pallida genomic region:
- a CDS encoding GNAT family N-acetyltransferase — protein MLIQMRPASDPEIAALIAAQQWELREAHGGLAGQATETRDDVRYLAVVVNGRAVACGGIQALDSGTGEIKRMYVRPAFRGRGIGRQLLVALEEVAFQQGLHTLCLETATYLPAAIALYTSGGYASVPLFGEYVGKAYSVCFAKRLPLAA, from the coding sequence ATGCTGATCCAGATGCGCCCCGCCAGCGACCCCGAGATCGCCGCGCTGATCGCGGCGCAGCAGTGGGAGTTGCGGGAGGCCCACGGGGGACTGGCGGGCCAGGCCACCGAGACCCGGGACGACGTCCGCTACCTGGCGGTCGTGGTCAACGGGCGGGCGGTGGCCTGCGGTGGCATCCAGGCGCTGGACAGCGGCACCGGTGAGATCAAGCGAATGTACGTCCGGCCGGCGTTCCGGGGTCGCGGGATCGGCCGGCAACTGCTGGTCGCCCTCGAGGAAGTGGCCTTCCAACAGGGACTCCACACTCTCTGCCTGGAGACCGCGACGTATCTGCCGGCCGCGATCGCGCTCTACACCTCCGGCGGGTACGCCTCGGTGCCGCTCTTCGGGGAGTACGTCGGCAAGGCGTACAGCGTCTGCTTCGCCAAGCGCCTTCCGCTGGCCGCCTGA
- a CDS encoding YfjI family protein, whose translation MTYDPATTSNHGYGYEPQNGTYGSHTATYESHNGIESHNGTSTSDNGVREQARQVGAEAAQAGGAVAHTAREQGREVVDEATRQARNVYGEARSQLASQASDQQRRAAGGLRSLADEMRSMAHQGGQAGPVTELAHQAAERVHGVANWLDERQPGDLLHEVRDYARRNPGTFLVGAAVLGVLAGRLTRNMAATDSGQHAMNGHRAYQPVADLDRTAVLPPAGYPMPDPGYADPMTDGYHQSPRPGGYADPMPSSGYADPMPSSGYADPMPSGGYADPMPPSGTGRPLPPVDQTDPLPGVPSSGFTRP comes from the coding sequence ATGACCTACGATCCGGCAACCACCTCGAATCACGGCTACGGATACGAGCCGCAGAACGGCACGTACGGATCGCACACCGCCACGTACGAGTCGCACAACGGAATCGAGTCGCACAACGGAACGTCGACGTCGGACAATGGCGTACGCGAGCAGGCCCGGCAGGTCGGAGCGGAGGCCGCCCAGGCGGGCGGCGCGGTCGCGCACACGGCCAGGGAACAGGGCCGGGAGGTGGTCGACGAGGCCACCCGACAGGCCCGCAACGTCTACGGCGAGGCCCGCAGCCAGCTCGCCAGCCAGGCCAGTGACCAGCAGCGACGCGCGGCGGGCGGCCTACGGTCGCTGGCCGACGAGATGCGCTCGATGGCGCACCAGGGCGGGCAGGCCGGTCCGGTGACAGAACTCGCCCACCAGGCCGCCGAGCGGGTGCACGGCGTCGCCAACTGGCTCGACGAACGTCAGCCGGGTGACCTGCTGCACGAGGTCCGCGACTACGCCCGCCGCAACCCCGGCACCTTCCTGGTGGGCGCGGCCGTGCTCGGCGTCCTCGCCGGCCGGCTGACCAGGAACATGGCCGCCACCGACAGCGGCCAGCACGCGATGAACGGGCATCGGGCCTACCAGCCGGTCGCGGACCTGGACCGCACCGCGGTGCTCCCGCCCGCCGGCTACCCGATGCCCGACCCGGGCTACGCCGACCCGATGACCGACGGCTACCACCAGTCCCCGCGCCCGGGCGGCTACGCCGATCCCATGCCGTCCAGCGGCTACGCCGATCCCATGCCGTCCAGCGGCTATGCCGACCCCATGCCGTCCGGCGGCTACGCCGACCCCATGCCCCCCAGCGGTACCGGCCGGCCGCTGCCGCCGGTCGACCAGACCGACCCGCTGCCGGGCGTCCCGTCGAGCGGGTTCACCCGCCCGTGA
- a CDS encoding phage holin family protein: MSMPTQGYDPAQQPTMNLNGHSRPHTAEEVTGRSVGDLMRQVTADLSTLMRQEVELAKAEIREEGKKAGKAAGFFGGAGFGGYMVALFLSLALWGGLSNVMDAGWAALIVAVLWGVVAAVLYSMGKKNAERVRGLKRTNDTVHRIPGALKPHPEGVTR, translated from the coding sequence GTGAGCATGCCGACGCAGGGGTACGACCCCGCCCAACAGCCCACGATGAACCTGAACGGGCACTCCCGCCCGCACACCGCCGAAGAGGTCACCGGGCGTTCGGTCGGCGACCTCATGCGGCAGGTCACGGCCGACCTCTCCACGCTGATGCGGCAGGAGGTGGAGTTGGCCAAGGCCGAGATCCGCGAGGAGGGGAAGAAAGCGGGCAAGGCCGCCGGATTCTTCGGCGGAGCCGGCTTCGGCGGCTACATGGTGGCCCTGTTCCTCTCGCTCGCCCTCTGGGGCGGCCTGTCGAACGTGATGGACGCAGGCTGGGCGGCACTGATCGTCGCCGTCCTCTGGGGCGTGGTCGCCGCCGTCCTCTACTCGATGGGCAAGAAGAACGCCGAGCGCGTACGCGGTCTGAAGCGCACGAACGACACCGTGCACCGGATCCCGGGCGCCTTGAAGCCCCACCCGGAGGGAGTGACCCGATGA
- a CDS encoding DUF3618 domain-containing protein → MSTDPDQIRREIEATRNNLSSDVDALAYKVSPSRIVDDRKQRARDALQNVRDKVMGTASDLGHTGGHAAHSVTDRASSAASSVGHAAHSAASSVQDAAHRAPQTLRHKSQGNPLAAGLIAFGVGWLASSLLPATDREQRAATQVKEKAREHSHLVTDKLGEVAGEMKEQLREPATRATESVKSTAQEAAQTVKDDTKAAAHDVKDQAQYAREQVRH, encoded by the coding sequence ATGAGCACCGATCCCGACCAGATCCGCCGCGAGATCGAAGCCACCCGCAACAACCTGAGCTCCGATGTGGACGCGCTGGCGTACAAGGTCAGCCCGAGCCGCATCGTCGACGATCGCAAGCAGCGGGCGCGCGACGCCCTGCAGAATGTGAGGGACAAGGTGATGGGAACCGCGTCTGACCTCGGACACACCGGCGGGCACGCCGCCCACTCGGTCACCGACCGTGCCTCCTCGGCGGCGTCCAGCGTCGGGCACGCGGCGCACTCGGCCGCCTCGTCCGTGCAGGACGCGGCGCACCGGGCACCGCAGACGCTGCGGCACAAGTCCCAGGGAAATCCGCTGGCCGCCGGCCTGATCGCCTTCGGCGTGGGCTGGCTGGCATCGTCGCTGCTGCCCGCCACCGACCGGGAACAGCGGGCCGCCACGCAGGTGAAGGAGAAGGCCCGGGAGCACTCCCACCTGGTCACCGACAAGCTGGGCGAGGTCGCCGGGGAGATGAAGGAGCAGCTCCGCGAACCGGCGACGCGGGCCACCGAGTCGGTGAAGTCGACTGCCCAAGAGGCCGCGCAGACGGTCAAGGACGACACCAAGGCCGCCGCGCACGACGTGAAGGACCAGGCACAGTACGCGCGCGAACAGGTTCGGCACTGA
- a CDS encoding DUF397 domain-containing protein has product MGQHPKGDFDLSRAVWQRAEGDTSDSAVEVAFVDDLIGMRNSAEPDGPVLVFTQDEWDAFVAGAQDGEFDLD; this is encoded by the coding sequence ATGGGTCAGCACCCCAAGGGCGATTTCGACCTGTCGCGGGCCGTCTGGCAGCGCGCCGAGGGGGACACCTCCGACAGCGCGGTCGAGGTCGCCTTCGTCGACGACCTGATCGGCATGCGCAACTCGGCCGAGCCGGACGGCCCCGTCCTGGTCTTCACCCAGGACGAGTGGGACGCCTTCGTCGCCGGCGCGCAGGATGGCGAGTTCGACCTGGACTGA
- the pepN gene encoding aminopeptidase N: MPSLSRVEATARGALITVESYQVDLDLTGDSDDRFRSHATITFRATPGAGTFVEVKPARLTRVRLNDRDLDPGLLVDNRLPLTELAAVNTLTVEAEMAYSNTGEGMHRFVDPADGETYLYAMSFLDDVQRIFAAFDQPDLKAPVTLSVTAPPEWTVAANGRLAARPRPGRWEFAPTAPLATYFFSLIAGPYHVRQTEHDGIPLGLYCRRSLATHLDADAEEIFTVTRQCLDRFHQLFAERYPFDKYDQAFVPEFNAGAMENPGLVTIRDDYVFRSAVTDSQRELRATTIAHEMAHMWFGDLVTMRWWDDLWLNESFAEYLGVRVTAEATRFDQAWTTFALRRKAWGYAADQRPSTHPVAPEEVADAAEALLNFDGISYAKGAGVLRQLVAWLGDEAFLAGLNAHFAAHRFGNATLADLLASLSAASGRDLGGWAESWLRRPEVNTLRAEVGLDADGRYTEVAITQTAPETHPVLRSHRIGVGLYSVDGTVQRQEVDLDPATDGGRTVLSGLTGQPAARLLLPNDGDLTFAKVRLDPASADAVPLVLPGLADPLARALLWGEALHAAIDGERPVTAVVALIAAALPTETEVIIAEDVLGLSRPLIDRYLEPAARDAALAEVAGACQRLLAAAPAGGSLQLAAAQGLIGASTDTALLGGWLAGAGVPDGLAVDADLRWALLHRLAVLGAVGEAEIAAESAADPSATGAVEAVRCRAALPDPDAKRRAWEIVTRDTDLSNRLVEGAADNFWQPEQAELTEPYVARYFAEMPAAATLRTPWVAEHVAKLAYPRYAVAASTRELAAALLSRADLTPDLRRVVIDADDDLRRALIARTARAVAA, translated from the coding sequence ATGCCGAGCCTGAGCCGTGTAGAGGCGACTGCGCGTGGCGCGTTGATTACCGTCGAGTCCTACCAGGTGGACCTGGACCTGACCGGTGACAGCGACGACCGCTTCCGCTCCCACGCCACCATCACCTTCCGGGCCACCCCCGGAGCCGGGACCTTCGTCGAGGTCAAGCCCGCCCGGCTGACCCGGGTCCGCCTCAACGACCGCGACCTCGACCCGGGTCTGTTGGTCGACAACCGCCTGCCGCTGACCGAGCTGGCCGCAGTGAACACGCTGACCGTCGAGGCCGAGATGGCGTACTCGAACACCGGCGAGGGCATGCACCGGTTCGTCGACCCGGCGGACGGCGAGACGTACCTCTACGCCATGTCCTTCCTGGACGACGTGCAGCGCATCTTCGCCGCCTTCGACCAGCCCGACCTGAAGGCCCCGGTGACCCTGTCGGTCACCGCCCCACCGGAGTGGACGGTCGCGGCCAACGGACGGCTCGCCGCCAGGCCCCGCCCCGGGCGCTGGGAGTTCGCCCCGACCGCGCCGCTGGCGACGTACTTCTTCAGCCTGATCGCCGGGCCGTACCACGTCCGGCAGACCGAGCACGACGGCATTCCGCTCGGCCTGTACTGCCGACGCTCCCTCGCCACGCACCTGGACGCCGACGCCGAGGAGATCTTCACCGTCACCCGGCAGTGCCTCGACCGGTTCCACCAGCTCTTCGCCGAGCGCTATCCGTTCGACAAGTACGACCAGGCGTTCGTGCCCGAGTTCAACGCCGGGGCGATGGAGAACCCCGGGCTGGTCACCATCCGGGACGACTACGTCTTCCGGTCGGCGGTCACCGACTCGCAGCGCGAACTGCGGGCCACCACGATCGCCCACGAGATGGCCCACATGTGGTTCGGTGACCTGGTCACCATGCGCTGGTGGGACGACCTGTGGCTGAACGAGTCCTTCGCCGAGTATCTCGGGGTCCGGGTCACCGCCGAGGCCACCCGCTTCGACCAGGCGTGGACGACCTTCGCGCTGCGGCGCAAGGCCTGGGGGTACGCCGCCGACCAGCGTCCCTCGACCCATCCGGTCGCCCCGGAGGAGGTCGCCGACGCCGCCGAGGCCCTGCTCAACTTCGACGGCATCTCGTACGCCAAGGGCGCCGGCGTCCTGCGGCAGCTCGTCGCGTGGCTCGGTGACGAGGCCTTCCTCGCCGGCCTGAACGCGCACTTCGCCGCGCACCGCTTCGGCAACGCCACCCTCGCCGACCTGCTCGCCAGCCTGAGCGCCGCCAGCGGGCGCGACCTCGGCGGCTGGGCGGAGAGCTGGCTGCGTCGCCCGGAGGTGAACACCCTGCGGGCCGAGGTGGGCCTGGACGCCGACGGTCGGTACACCGAGGTGGCGATCACGCAGACCGCTCCGGAGACCCACCCGGTGCTGCGGTCGCACCGGATCGGGGTCGGGCTCTACTCGGTCGACGGCACGGTCCAGCGGCAGGAGGTCGACCTCGACCCGGCGACCGACGGGGGGCGTACCGTCCTCTCCGGGTTGACCGGGCAGCCGGCGGCTCGGCTGCTGCTGCCCAACGACGGTGACCTGACCTTCGCCAAGGTACGCCTCGACCCCGCCTCGGCGGACGCCGTACCGCTGGTGCTGCCCGGACTGGCCGACCCGCTGGCCCGCGCGCTGCTCTGGGGTGAGGCGCTGCACGCCGCGATCGACGGGGAACGGCCGGTCACCGCCGTGGTGGCGTTGATCGCGGCGGCGCTGCCCACCGAGACCGAGGTGATCATCGCCGAGGACGTGCTCGGGCTGAGCCGTCCGCTGATCGACCGCTATCTCGAACCGGCGGCGCGGGACGCGGCCCTGGCCGAGGTTGCCGGGGCCTGTCAGCGACTGCTGGCCGCCGCCCCGGCCGGTGGTTCGCTGCAACTCGCCGCCGCCCAGGGGCTCATCGGGGCCAGCACCGACACCGCGCTGCTCGGCGGCTGGCTGGCCGGGGCGGGCGTGCCCGACGGGCTGGCCGTCGACGCCGATCTGCGCTGGGCGCTGCTGCACCGGCTGGCGGTGCTCGGTGCGGTCGGCGAGGCGGAGATCGCCGCCGAGTCGGCCGCCGACCCGAGCGCGACCGGTGCGGTGGAGGCGGTCCGGTGCCGGGCGGCCCTGCCCGACCCGGACGCCAAGCGGCGGGCCTGGGAGATCGTCACCAGGGACACCGACCTGTCCAACCGGCTGGTCGAGGGGGCCGCCGACAACTTCTGGCAGCCCGAGCAGGCCGAGTTGACCGAGCCGTACGTGGCGCGGTACTTCGCCGAGATGCCGGCGGCGGCGACGCTGCGTACCCCGTGGGTGGCCGAGCACGTCGCGAAGCTGGCCTACCCCCGCTACGCGGTGGCGGCGTCGACCCGGGAGTTGGCCGCGGCGCTGCTGAGCCGCGCGGACCTCACCCCCGACCTGCGCCGGGTCGTCATCGACGCCGACGACGACCTGCGGCGTGCCCTGATCGCCCGGACGGCCCGCGCGGTGGCGGCGTAG
- the nadD gene encoding nicotinate-nucleotide adenylyltransferase: MEEDIRRIGIMGGTFDPIHHGHLVAASEVADRFGLDEVVFVPTGQPWQKADEPVSPAEDRYLMTVVATASNPRFQVSRVDIDRGGPTYTVDTLRDLQAEYGPKVQLYFITGADALARIISWKDLDEIFELAHFIGVTRPGFELSDAHVPADTVSLVQVPAMAISSTDCRARVGRGEPVWYLVPDGVVQYIAKRGLYQDRSMPGSSRHVR; encoded by the coding sequence ATGGAGGAAGACATCCGGCGAATCGGGATCATGGGTGGCACCTTCGACCCGATCCACCACGGCCACCTCGTGGCGGCCAGCGAGGTCGCCGACCGGTTCGGGCTGGACGAGGTGGTCTTCGTCCCTACCGGGCAGCCGTGGCAGAAGGCCGACGAGCCGGTCAGCCCGGCCGAGGACCGCTACCTGATGACGGTGGTCGCCACCGCCTCCAACCCGCGTTTCCAGGTCAGTCGGGTCGACATCGACCGGGGCGGTCCCACCTACACCGTCGACACGCTGCGTGACCTACAGGCCGAGTACGGCCCGAAGGTGCAGTTGTACTTCATCACCGGGGCGGACGCCCTGGCCCGGATCATCTCCTGGAAGGACCTGGACGAGATCTTCGAGCTGGCCCACTTCATCGGGGTCACCCGGCCGGGGTTCGAACTCTCCGACGCGCACGTGCCCGCCGACACGGTGAGCCTGGTGCAGGTGCCGGCGATGGCGATCTCGTCGACCGACTGCCGGGCCCGGGTCGGGCGCGGCGAACCGGTCTGGTACCTGGTTCCTGACGGTGTGGTGCAGTACATCGCGAAGCGCGGGCTCTACCAGGACCGATCTATGCCTGGTTCGTCCCGACACGTCCGCTAG
- the rsfS gene encoding ribosome silencing factor: MTVSERAHELATAAAQAAADKKAQDIVIIDVGDQLAITDAFLLASAPNERQVLAIVDAIEERLLELPEKAKPVRREGERGGRWVLLDYVDIVVHVQHTEEREFYALDRLWKDCPTIPFVDRDLVEADATAGSAASAE; encoded by the coding sequence GTGACAGTTTCCGAACGCGCCCACGAGCTGGCGACCGCGGCCGCCCAGGCCGCAGCCGACAAGAAGGCGCAGGACATCGTCATCATCGACGTGGGCGACCAGCTCGCCATCACCGACGCCTTCCTGCTCGCCTCGGCCCCGAACGAGCGCCAGGTGCTCGCCATCGTGGACGCCATCGAGGAACGGCTGCTGGAACTGCCGGAGAAGGCCAAGCCGGTCCGGCGAGAGGGCGAGCGGGGCGGACGCTGGGTGCTGCTCGACTACGTCGACATCGTGGTGCACGTCCAGCACACCGAAGAGCGGGAGTTCTACGCCCTCGACCGGCTGTGGAAGGACTGTCCGACCATCCCGTTCGTCGACCGGGACCTGGTCGAGGCCGACGCCACCGCCGGTTCCGCGGCCTCCGCCGAATGA
- a CDS encoding histidine phosphatase family protein, which yields MTRLIVWRHGNTDWNNAGRVQGQTDVPLNERGREQALAAAPLLAALRPDAIVSSDLSRAADTAAALAALTGLPVRTDPRLRERYFGHWQGLLTSEVAERHPAEYARWRAGDPDPGAGLESLDDLGKRVGAGLRAAADAAPGGTVVVATHGGGARQGCGHLLGWDHTVLATVTSLGNCHWTELRHDEVRGWQLRAHNVGVPAVGLSAAAVGAGPAASTEAI from the coding sequence ATGACCCGACTGATCGTCTGGCGGCACGGCAACACCGACTGGAACAACGCCGGGCGGGTGCAGGGGCAGACCGACGTGCCGCTCAACGAGCGGGGTCGGGAGCAGGCGCTGGCCGCCGCGCCGCTGCTCGCCGCGCTCCGTCCGGACGCCATCGTCTCCAGCGACCTGAGCCGCGCGGCGGACACCGCCGCCGCGCTGGCCGCGCTGACCGGACTGCCGGTACGCACCGATCCGCGGCTGCGGGAACGGTACTTCGGGCACTGGCAGGGACTCCTGACCAGCGAGGTGGCCGAGCGTCACCCCGCCGAGTACGCCCGCTGGCGGGCCGGGGACCCCGACCCGGGCGCCGGGCTGGAGAGCCTCGACGACCTCGGCAAGCGGGTCGGCGCCGGCCTCCGGGCCGCCGCCGACGCGGCCCCGGGCGGGACGGTGGTGGTCGCCACCCACGGCGGCGGGGCCCGCCAGGGCTGCGGCCACCTGCTCGGCTGGGACCACACGGTGCTGGCCACCGTCACTTCCCTGGGCAACTGCCACTGGACGGAGCTGCGGCACGACGAGGTCCGGGGCTGGCAACTGCGGGCCCACAACGTCGGCGTCCCTGCTGTCGGGCTGTCCGCCGCGGCGGTCGGTGCCGGGCCGGCCGCGTCCACCGAGGCGATCTGA
- a CDS encoding DegV family protein has protein sequence MPVAVVTDSTAYLPPDLVRAHRLTVVPLTVVLNGAEGLEGVETGPDDATRALGARRVSVSTSRPAPEQFGHTYRRLLAAGADGVVSVHLSAELSGTVEGARAAAGDLAGRVAVVDSRSAGMGIGFPVLAAARAAERGADLAGVRDAALAAVDRTRVLFYVDTLEFLRRGGRINAAEALLGTALSVKPIMHVVDGTIVLREKVRTASRGVARLVDLAVEAAGDDQVDLAVHHLAAPERAEQLLEALRVRLGDRLHDTYLTEAGAVVAAHAGPGLASVVVHRRSE, from the coding sequence ATGCCCGTCGCGGTCGTCACCGACTCCACCGCCTACCTGCCACCCGACCTGGTGCGTGCGCACCGGCTGACCGTGGTGCCGCTGACCGTCGTGCTCAACGGCGCAGAGGGCCTGGAAGGCGTCGAAACCGGCCCCGACGACGCCACCCGGGCCCTCGGCGCCCGCCGGGTCTCGGTGAGCACCTCCCGTCCCGCCCCGGAGCAGTTCGGTCACACGTACCGCCGACTGCTGGCCGCCGGGGCCGACGGGGTGGTGTCCGTGCACCTGTCCGCCGAACTCTCCGGCACGGTCGAGGGCGCCCGTGCCGCCGCCGGCGACCTCGCCGGTCGGGTGGCCGTCGTGGACAGCCGGTCCGCCGGAATGGGCATCGGGTTCCCGGTGCTCGCCGCCGCGCGGGCCGCCGAGCGCGGCGCGGACCTTGCCGGGGTACGCGACGCGGCGCTGGCCGCAGTGGACCGCACCCGCGTCCTGTTCTACGTCGACACGCTGGAGTTCCTGCGCCGAGGCGGCCGGATCAACGCCGCCGAGGCGCTGCTCGGCACGGCCCTCTCGGTCAAGCCGATCATGCACGTGGTCGACGGGACGATCGTGCTGCGGGAGAAGGTCCGTACCGCCAGCCGGGGCGTGGCCCGCCTGGTGGACCTCGCCGTCGAGGCCGCCGGTGACGACCAGGTGGACCTGGCCGTGCACCACCTGGCCGCGCCGGAGCGGGCCGAGCAACTGCTCGAGGCGTTGCGCGTACGGCTCGGCGACCGACTGCACGACACCTACCTGACCGAGGCGGGTGCGGTGGTGGCCGCGCACGCCGGGCCGGGACTGGCGTCGGTGGTGGTGCATCGGCGGTCGGAATGA